Proteins from a genomic interval of Chroococcidiopsis thermalis PCC 7203:
- a CDS encoding ribbon-helix-helix domain-containing protein — MAVATDKSRVTIYIPDHLKQYLEAWAKEDGRSVSNLVERLLTQAVKEKEGAK; from the coding sequence ATGGCAGTGGCAACAGATAAAAGCAGGGTGACAATATATATCCCCGACCACCTAAAGCAGTATTTAGAGGCGTGGGCTAAAGAGGATGGTAGGAGTGTAAGCAATCTAGTTGAGCGATTGTTAACGCAAGCTGTGAAGGAAAAGGAAGGTGCGAAATGA